The following nucleotide sequence is from Acyrthosiphon pisum isolate AL4f chromosome A2, pea_aphid_22Mar2018_4r6ur, whole genome shotgun sequence.
aaataattttatacgtaTACCCCAACTAATTATATTCTTGTTCtaatattccaatatattatCGAACTAgttttcaatacaaaaaaaaccattcCCACCATTCTAAATACCATATTCCATACCATTACCTTTGCACAACCTATCTACctatttcttattataaaatttattttattctactacaatataaaactataataactcTAATAGCTAACTTAAGAAGACGTCGAACTCGcatgataaatattgtcaaaaatcaaactttaaataacaCTGATAAACATGGGCGGACTGGGAGGTCAACAGCCCAGTGTTCTATAAAACTAAACGGCCCAAACCCCTGAATAACAGCTTCTTTATGATACCTACGTTTtcggctataaattataaatatacNNNNNNNNNNNNNNNNNNNNNNNNNNNNNNNNNNNNNNNNNNNNNNNNNNNNNNNNNNNNNNNNNNNNNNNNNNNNNNNNNNNNNNNNNNNNNNNNNNNNNNNNNNNNNNNNNNNNNNNNNNNNNNNNNNNNNNNNNNNNNNNNNNNNNNNNNNNNNNNNNNNNNNNNNNNNNNNNNNNNNNNNNNNNNNNNNNNNNNNNNNNNNNNNNNNNNNNNNNNNNNNNNNNNNNNNNNNNNNNNNNNNNNNNNNNNNNNNNNNNNNNNNNNNNNNNNNNNNNNNNNNNNNNNNNNNNNNNNNNNNNNNNNNNNNNNNNNNNNNNNNNNNNNNNNNNNNNNNNNNNNNNNNNNNNNNNNNNNNNNNNNNNNNNNNNNNNNNNNNNNNNNNNNNNNNNNNNNNNNNNNNNNNNNNNNNNNNNNNNNNNNNNNNNNNNNNNNNNNNNNNNNNNNNNNNNNNNNNNNNNNNNNNNNNNNNNNNNNNNNNNNNNNNNNNNNNNNNNNNNNNNNNNNNNNNNNNNNNNNNNNNNNNNNNNNNNNNNNNNNNNNNNNNNNNNNNNNNNNNNNNNNNNNNNNNNNNNNNNNNNNNNNNNNNNNNNNNNNNNNNNNNNNNNNNNNNNNNNNNNNNNNNNNNNNNNNNNNNNNNNNNNNNNNNNNNNNNNNNNNNNNNNNNNNNNNNNNNNNNNNNNNNNNNNNNNNNNNNNNNNNNNNNNNNNNNNNNNNNNNNNNNNNNNNNNNNNNNNNNNNNNNNNNNNNNNNNNNNNNNNNNNNNNNNNNNNNNNNNNNNNNNNNNNNNNNNNNNNNNNNNNNNNNNNNNNNNNNNNNNNNNNNNNNNNNNNNNNNNNNNNNNNNNNNNNNNNNNNNNNNNNNNNNNNNNNNNNNNNNNNNNNNNNNNNNNNNNNNNNNNNNNNNNNNNNNNNNNNNNNNNNNNNNNNNNNNNNNNNNNNNNNNNNNNNNNNNNNNNNNNNNNNNNNNNNNNNNNNNNNNNNNNNNNNNNNNNNNNNNNNNNNNNNNNNNNNNNNNNNNNNNNNNNNNNNNNNNNNNNNNNNNNNNNNNNNNNNNNNNNNNNNNNNNNNNNNNNNNNNNNNNNNNNNNNNNNNNNNNNNNNNNNNNNNNNNNNNNNNNNNNNNNNNNNNNNNNNNNNNNNNNNNNNNNNNNNNNNNNNNNNNNNNNNNNNNNNNNNNNNNNNNNNNNNNNNNNNNNNNNNNNNNNNNNNNNNNNNNNNNNNNNNNNNNNNNNNNNNNNNNNNNNNNNNNNNNNNNNNNNNNNNNNNNNNNNNNNNNNNNNNNNNNNNNNNNNNNNNNNNNNNNNNNNNNNNNNNNNNNNNNNNNNNNNNNNNNNNNNNNNNNNNNNNNNNNNNNNNNNNNNNNNNNNNNNNNNNNNNNNNNNNNNNNNNNNNNNNNNNNNNNNNNNNNNNNNNNNNNNNNNNNNNNNNNNNNNNNNNNNNNNNNNNNNNNNNNNNNNNNNNNNNNNNNNNNNNNNNNNNNNNNNNNNNNNNNNNNNNNNNNNNNNNNNNNNNNNNNNNNNNNNNNNNNNNNNNNNNNNNNNNNNNNNNNNNNNNNNNNNNNNNNNNNNNNNNNNNNNNNNNNNNNNNNNNNNNNNNNNNNNNNNNNNNNNNNNNNNNNNNNNNNNNNNNNNNNNNNNNNNNNNNNNNNNNNNNNNNNNNNNNNNNNNNNNNNNNNNNNNNNNNNNNNNNNNNNNNNNNNNNNNNNNNNNNNNNNNNNNNNNNNNNNNNNNNNNNNNNNNNNNNNNNNNNNNNNNNNNNNNNNNNNNNNNNNNNNNNNNNNNNNNNNNNCGACAGGACCGGAGCAGAGTACGCTGCATCAATGTTTTATCAGTGACTATACGGAAACCCGTAGGAAATTGAACACCATTTTTCACCGAATCTCTAAAGTCGGATATCAATTTACTAGAGGACTCACTGCTACCACACAACAGTTTGATTGGACGAGATTTTCCAGCAACAACTTTACCAAGACGAATAACTTTAGAGTTATCcggaataactatattatgaggTTCGAGCAAATGTGAATGGATGAATTGTCATCCGAAATCCGCTGGGCTGGTGAAGCCGAAGAGGACTCAGGTACAccataaataattgtatcttaaaGAGCATTTTTGACGCTCAAAGCTTTCCTGCAATACCTGGGAGATAACATGGGAGCTTTGGCTAGGTGAACCAGCATCCTCCAAAGACGTAGCTTtagatttaagaatatttagTCCACTGCGTAAGGTGGTATTTTCAGCTTTTAATTCAACAATTTGCAAAGATAGTTGCTTTAGGTCATTTTTCAATTCCTCAAATTGCTAGGTTTGAGTggacgaaatatttttatttgcagaTAAAACTTCACCACGAAGTTTATCAAGAGCCGCCATAATGTCACTATTTGAAGGAGGTATGGATGAAGTAGACCTTGTGATAACTTTATTtgaagtagtagtagtattattaGGAGTAGTTGGTTTACCCATACTGACAAAAATGATAACTACTTGTCACACAGTGTATATAAGACCGAGAAGTGTTAGTCAATACACACGCGATGTATATACCATGTGCGGTGCAGCGCGGACCTTATCGGCAAAAGTAATTAAGATTATAGGACGACGAGATAGCACAGTCGGTGTAACCGTTGTGccgataaaattcaaaataaacttaCGTACTAAGACTAGACGGTAAGAAGTNNNNNNNNNNNNNNNNNNNNNNNNNNNNNNNNNNNNNNNNNNNNNNNNNNNNNNNNNNNNNNNNNNNNNNNNNNNNNNNNNNNNNNNNNNNNNNNNNNNNCTacttcatttttcaaatttttaaatcgaacaacaattttatatttcccataaaaatatattttgggaaaGTTCATATCTTCAAGTTTCTTCTTATCGATCCCTGGCGTAATATATGTGCCCTgcaaacatttagaaaacacaATTGTTACAAATGCATAAGTAGGTAGTGGCGAATGGGTAAAACTGTAACACGTTACGATTGTAACATGTTCAATATTTAGATGTTTGATTATGTTAGAAAGCTTTTTcaatgtagaattttttttaatgatggcCCTTATAACTGTACCCCAACGGCTAGTACAATTGCtacatttggattttttttattcccatttacttaacaatttttaaaaaaatttagtctatacgaattaatatataatagaaacattttacgtaacagaatacaaatttaatcaaGGAATAAAAGTTAGaatcttaattaaaatagattgtacataaaattgttataattttattgtactcaAGCTCACCTAATACTTTGATAGAATAGTGCTCacattgttcattttataatttattattataatttaatcaagttTAATTGTAGATAGTATAGTTAGTATAGTAAacaaacaaaaagaaaataatattgtacaaattatacgTTTTTCAATGCTAtgttacacctatattataaaccCAGACTCATATCTGGGTCATTTGATAATCACAATAATacgaaaatcaattttatatacatataaatactattggtatagactgaacatttttttcctTAGCCGTTAAGATTGATAGATAATAGGATTAAACTCAGATTATATAGACCCTTATATCATACACAAGGTTCATATTATAGTAGCTATTATTGTTATGTCAACGATTATGGAGTCACACAAGGTAATTTACTAGGCcctataatattcttaatttatattaactaaataccggcgttattattatattatataattaaaacaaagttttGACGGTGCCTTACGGCATATCTGTAATTAGATTGACTAAAATGTGTTATCCCTTAACAAacgtaaataattcaatatttatgccAATGGTGTGACTATAGTCGCTTACAGCTTCcctatatagatatacattaatataaaagtaattcaaCCAGCTGCAACTGTAAACCATTTaccatggtattattatttaaatatttaggaataACGATAGACTTGTGTCTGAAATTGTTAAATACAAACATACAGAATGTTGATAACATTATGAGAAGTTTAACTactctaattaaaaaaaattgttttctaaataaaatagttttaatacgagtatatgttgcattattttattcaattttagcaTACGGTAAAACATGATAGGGAGGcagaaataaaacaaacataaatacagtacatattatcaaaaaaaatatattaataatagcttAGTGTCTTCCGTCGGCGTATCCACTATTCTAGTAATTTACCCAcacaaacgtataatatatttataaattgtacattaagCAAATTCTCATACGATTTTTAGTATGGCACATAcacaattatatagaaaatatagataGAAGATAGTCAGGGAAGTGTATAAAATCACATGGTGTATCATTAACCAGTGAAGGATGTTCTCCCGTTAcatgatacctacctacctatattcaacAATTAGTCGAAATTATTTAAAGAGTCTAAATCAACGGTTATGTGAAAATCAGTCtaataaaaccaattatatagttaatataactCATATAAAAGAGTCAAAGGATGATGACCttgatatatattgatatatagtGTATTcatttgtaatatgtaatatttagacttaaataaaaacacgggaTAACTAGTAAATAGTGGACCGTACTGAGTGTGGGGTGATCCAGTATACATATgcatatatacacattaggcatataattacgctccctcatacaccacacacgacaaatgcaaaacataaatgatattcaacacctctccgaccagccgtttagtataaaccaactatcaattatcaacggcgccagaCGACAGCACATTATATctcataataaacttcaagaccccgacgacaaatttccgatatagacgtagggacatcataacacaataaattaccagcagcggcacctttgtcataccactgaagacagaaagtcataaacacatcaatgcgtaaacgcagacatcgatgcaccagaagaagggatcacaccaaagtcacattatataaggaccctacggGATCGACTCGCCGAACAGTCGTTTTTACAAGATCATCcgatgcacaacgtccacgccAGTCAGCGTCTCGATACTTTTTCTTTGCTGTTCAAGAGGAGTATCTACCAACATCAATtcagacgtatatgtatattgaatcattTTCAATATTCAGTATGACCACACGATTAATTATCCCTTATTACATACTATATGCAATTAGTTTCTTCTTTTGATTTATCTATCTAACTACTCCCCTACCATACAACCCTTGTGACTATTGACGTGAAATAGCTTgctattaaaatttagtttttaaattattagatcaTAATTACGTTAatctatttagaatatataagcataattttaagtgctccttaacttaaatatacattcggttagccgttGACTGTGCACGATTGCTGCGAGTGNNNNNNNNNNNNNNNNNNNNNNNNNNNNNNNNNNNNNNNNNNNNNNNNNNNNNNNNNNNNNNNNNNNNNNNNNNNNNNNNNNNNNNNNNNNNNNNNNNNNNNNNNNNNNNNNNNNNNNNNNNNNNNNNNNNNNNNNNNNNNNNNNNNNNNNNNNNNNNNNNNNNNNNNNNNNNNNNNNNNNNNNNNNNNNNNNNNNNNNNNNNNNNNNNNNNNNNNNNNNNNNNNNNNNNNNNNNNNNNNNNNNNNNNNNNNNNNNNNNNNNNNNNNNNNNNNNNNNNNNNNNNNNNNNNNNNNNNNNNNNNNNNNNNNNNNNNNNNNNNNNNNNNNNNNNNNNNNNNNNNNNNNNNNNNNNNNNNNNNNNNNNNNNNNNNNNNNNNNNNNNNNNNNNNNNNNNNNNNNNNNNNNNNNNNNNNNNNNNNNNNNNNNNNNNNNNNNNNNNNNNNNNNNNNNNNNNNNNNNNNNNNNNNNNNNNNNNNNNNNNNNNNNNNNNNNNNNNNNNNNNNNNNNNNNNNNNNNNNNNNNNNNNNNNNNNNNNNNNNNNNNNNNNNNNNNNNNNNNNNNNNNNNNNNNNNNNNNNNNNNNNNNNNNNNNNNNNNNNNNCAGCCGCGTCCCCTCGTTCACTGAAATAGGTCGTCAATCCCGCGTGTTTATTTTACACTACGTATTTTCTTGCAATATTGTTGTTAACAATCATTACTTCTCCCAACCTCCGTTTTTCccttttaaaatcttaatttctcctactacacattattaaaagttattatattattactattgtatatttatctatagaatAACTCAGTATAGTAACGTATCAGATctaatactattgttattattgtatcataattgaattatactgacataaaataaacaaataaataattataaataatataactgtttttaATGGGTTTATACATTACCACTGGCCATGGACATTTATTAGTTGGAATGTTGAAACCCTCTAAAAAGATAAGCCATGCATTTCCAACGAGATGTTTCAGAGTACTGCATGCCTTTTTTGTATTGAGAATATATGTATTTGGCACCCATCCGCCAGTTGAGCCCCAAGATGCAAGGTTAGCATCAAGctacaaataaatactatattgctTTAGATAAGATGAATACACACATTTACAAttcttgtaaaaattaaaatgaatcaaaaacacatcataactataataatataattttgttagttATATTCACCAAGACTTTACTACTTCAGACtcttcgtaataattatatgattaattatatgattaatatttaatgtataattaacgaagataacaaataaaaaaaaaattaaaaacattcagGTAATTATTTCCAGTTAATTATAGATACAAAATCGTTTTATGTGccattaaatgaaaatttgtaattatggtaggtacatacaaagtactattaggtataaaacTAAAGTGAaactttcattttataattataatgaacatggacggaaaattaaaattaatccgTTCGATATTTTCGGCCATTCGTTGATTATGAATCAATTAGtacttattctattatatttaaaaaaaatatcaataccaatttttttaccTACAAGATATCACAATCAAAAGTTTCAGTGTATTATACAACtcttaaattaatcattatacgcataatatgtacttaccgTAAGCGTATCATCGAAAGGTATCAAAAGTGTTGTATTGCCTTTTAACTCCGTTATACTTGATGTCTTTTTACTAAAATaccaattcaatttaattggATGGTCTTTTGTTGTTTCACACGGATATACTTTATCAAACTCCAGGTGATATTCACCCTGTAAAGAgtggaataaatataatatatacaaatttcattacaaataaatcacaaatttaaatttgatacattagaattaataatagaaaaaatataaaatgtttaataaatcaagctgcttaatattaatttaccattGGCAAGTTTGGCCTAAAAAGTTTTTCGGATTGAGAcgatgagaaaaataaaataagtccgAACGTTTTGATTAACATTTTGCCTATGATTTTAACAATTACAGAGTGTTTCATACGTTTTCAAAAAGAagaataaataggtaactaacAGACATGCGTTCTAAAATAAATTGGCATATTTAAAACGATTGACATCCTTGATCTGTAACACTTAAACACTGCcggaaataattatatgaatatattgaaCCGGAAAAATGTGATTCAGTTGTTCcggtaattataaatgtatatatgtatttaaataaatggtagTAGTGGCACAAAAAAAGTTCCTGtgtttcaattttcataaattaaataattgtaaaatgaataaaaaccaaaataacctatattatatattacggaTGGCCAAACCATGGCTCTATTCATAGACCCTTGCAGGCTGCGACTTgctttgtaacttgtaagatgTTTAGGTTCTATACTAATAATagacttattatttttcatcatattgTAGTGCTACGCGCCTCTTATCTCTGGTCATCActgttacatatataataatattattatgtatgttgtGTGATATAGTTAATTCTGGGGTCTTATCTGTGGAAAAGTTTAGAGGGAATGACATAATTGAATTTTAACATCTAAAAATTTACGGAAATTAGTGAACACTTAATCATATTGAGAagggaaaatataaaaaaatgtcaggaaataatacattttcaaattttaactaactggtaaaaaagaaaatataaatgtaattatcttTCCGTTTGGTACTAAATACCTACCTCTACTTCGCTGGTGTCTTAAGTTTACTACCGTAaaaagtaatatgtataatagggtgatttttttattggtatttttctTGATGTTAAAAAAAGCCTTTGATTCtgtagatcataatatattattaaaataaaactatacaattttggaATTCGTGGTGTTCCTAATAATctcatcaaatgtttttttaacaaatcacAGTCaaagagttaaaataaataatgtattcagCAACTACCTATAACACTTTGAATTAGGGAGATCCACAAGGAACTGAGCTGGAACATCTACTtttcattgtatatataaatatcttctTGAATTAAAATGTGATGGGTTAATTATGTGTTTTGCTGATAATACCCTAATACTAATTAATGGCTAAAATAAagccaaaattatttataaagcgACGCAAATTATGTCTGATGTGAATAAACGGTTTATTTCAATTTCtcttgaaataaattatgaaaatacatGTTGTATATCTTTCATGGTTTCAAAGAATAAGAGGTGGGTAAGTGAACATCGATTTGCTGTACAGCAGgatacaagtggatcactgtataatggatggtattaaatttgaatttaattatataatatcattgtataagaaaatcgattctgaCTGAGCGGAGACTGTATGTCAGTcaaggtataagatatattataaacttatctatggtattaaaaaaaaatttacctataataaattcctaattaatcatatcacagtaTCCATTATGTACCTTTAAcgagttatacatcaacaacaaactgttATACTATCATAgagatataatagtatactttagaagcttcaagtacccacgaataatattatacaatcacaacaaaataactaaaatagctattctaggttttttaatatgtaatttcgtccaaatttgaaattaaaataactataaatataaactgtgcttatgtatttgtaaattttttggtaacagaataacctacttccgttaaatcttttttttaaattttcaatccttagatataaaattttacgttt
It contains:
- the LOC100568472 gene encoding uncharacterized protein LOC100568472; translated protein: MLIKTFGLILFFSSSQSEKLFRPNLPMGEYHLEFDKVYPCETTKDHPIKLNWYFSKKTSSITELKGNTTLLIPFDDTLTLDANLASWGSTGGWVPNTYILNTKKACSTLKHLVGNAWLIFLEGFNIPTNKCPWPVGTYITPGIDKKKLEDMNFPKIYFYGKYKIVVRFKNLKNEQFEELKNDLKQLSLQIVELKAENTTLRSGLNILKSKATSLEDAGSPSQSSHVISQFLYALTISCMKLPPHHNALFTVTKDF